One region of Caldimonas thermodepolymerans genomic DNA includes:
- a CDS encoding T6SS immunity protein Tli4 family protein yields MTMHRRNLIKSALALPLFPWSSGCSARIEAMSAEEARFVERLTARMRTRCVGRYLIDVPEEFVLNPVHRFTIGKSEIQVSTQPMDRAGFRGFLRTLQQRYEAQRLVATDEKFPFLSQVWPTAEGLIFNISESPATPTRARRNLEARWWDGGVAFCAEIKAFDGTYPELQDDSFYRRQGSDVPAKLEELRSVISRLRGRSEDEIPTEPGDCFPHGFFRGGPMRDVDVVANFHLQGTPDVYLFFKQTTSVWEDETMLQRSGSIMKWMVFAGMRTLRKGERVIHGQPYEEWLVREPADVTSARVPGHGLRLHGNETSHDPARPSIELYLYNGHYIPSPPKSLEEQAKTPFLKRATLSEAQVVALWDAITPTLRLRPGAF; encoded by the coding sequence ATGACGATGCATCGAAGAAACCTGATCAAGTCCGCCTTGGCTTTGCCGCTGTTTCCGTGGTCTTCTGGATGCTCCGCACGAATTGAAGCCATGTCTGCTGAAGAAGCTCGATTCGTAGAACGACTCACCGCAAGAATGCGGACCCGATGCGTAGGGCGTTACCTCATCGATGTGCCCGAAGAGTTCGTTCTGAATCCGGTACATCGATTCACTATCGGCAAATCGGAGATTCAGGTGAGCACGCAGCCGATGGATCGGGCTGGGTTCCGGGGATTCCTGAGAACGCTGCAGCAGCGCTATGAAGCACAGCGACTCGTTGCAACGGACGAGAAGTTTCCCTTCCTGTCCCAGGTGTGGCCGACCGCGGAAGGTCTGATCTTCAACATCTCCGAGAGCCCGGCGACGCCAACGCGCGCACGCAGGAATCTGGAGGCAAGATGGTGGGATGGCGGTGTCGCATTCTGTGCGGAGATCAAGGCGTTTGACGGCACCTACCCGGAACTGCAGGACGACAGCTTCTACCGCAGACAGGGCAGCGACGTCCCGGCGAAGCTGGAGGAGCTGCGCTCGGTGATCAGCCGCTTGCGTGGGCGGAGCGAGGACGAGATTCCCACCGAACCTGGCGACTGCTTCCCTCATGGGTTCTTCCGCGGCGGGCCGATGCGGGACGTGGACGTGGTGGCGAACTTCCACCTGCAAGGCACGCCGGACGTCTACCTGTTCTTCAAGCAGACCACCTCCGTGTGGGAGGACGAGACGATGCTGCAACGTTCCGGCAGCATCATGAAGTGGATGGTGTTCGCCGGCATGAGGACGCTGCGCAAGGGCGAGCGGGTGATCCACGGCCAGCCCTACGAGGAGTGGCTGGTGCGCGAGCCGGCCGATGTCACTTCGGCGCGTGTTCCCGGTCATGGCCTGCGCCTGCATGGCAACGAGACCTCGCACGATCCGGCTCGCCCGAGCATCGAGCTGTACCTCTACAACGGCCACTACATCCCTTCTCCGCCCAAGAGCCTGGAGGAGCAGGCAAAGACCCCCTTCTTGAAGCGTGCGACGCTGAGCGAAGCGCAAGTCGTGGCACTTTGGGATGCGATCACGCCCACCTTGCGGCTGCGTCCCGGTGCGTTCTGA
- a CDS encoding IS3 family transposase (programmed frameshift), protein MKKSRFTETQIVSILKQADAGVPVKDICRQAGISVPTYYKWKSKYGGLEASELRRVKDLEAENARLKRMYAELALDNAAMKDLIGKKTVGPEQKREAVRYLVEVRTRPLSRSCDCVGLSRAAWYQPPVHWTVRDAEIIAALAEVVENRPSRGFWKCCKVLRRARPDWNHKRIYRVYKAMKLDLRRKAKQRLPKRERVPLYVPLLPDAVWSADFMADALACGRRFRTFNVVDDFNREALHIEVDTSISSTRLVRIFEQLKRDHGLPQVLRTDNGPEFLGEAFVQWAKLNGMAIRYIQPGKPNQNAYIERFNRTFREEVLDQHLFTRLDDVREAAYWWMLEYNEERPHDSLGDLTPAEYRQRVAGSSTFEMPA, encoded by the exons ATGAAGAAGTCCCGTTTCACCGAGACCCAGATCGTCTCGATCCTCAAGCAGGCCGACGCCGGCGTGCCGGTCAAGGACATCTGCCGGCAGGCCGGCATCAGCGTTCCGACCTACTACAAGTGGAAGTCGAAGTACGGCGGCCTGGAGGCCTCCGAGCTGCGGCGTGTCAAGGACCTGGAAGCGGAGAACGCCAGGCTCAAGCGGATGTACGCCGAGCTGGCGCTCGACAACGCCGCGATGAAGGATCTGATCG GCAAAAAAACTGTAGGGCCGGAGCAGAAGCGCGAGGCCGTGCGGTACCTGGTCGAGGTGCGCACGCGGCCCCTGAGCCGGTCCTGTGATTGCGTTGGGTTGTCGCGGGCAGCGTGGTACCAGCCGCCGGTGCACTGGACGGTACGGGATGCCGAGATCATCGCGGCCCTGGCCGAGGTGGTCGAGAATCGCCCGAGCCGCGGCTTCTGGAAGTGTTGCAAGGTCCTGCGCCGTGCGCGTCCGGACTGGAACCACAAGCGAATCTACCGAGTGTACAAGGCGATGAAGCTCGATCTGCGCCGCAAGGCCAAGCAGCGGCTGCCCAAGCGCGAACGCGTACCGCTCTACGTTCCCCTGCTGCCCGATGCCGTCTGGTCAGCGGATTTCATGGCCGACGCGCTGGCGTGTGGCCGCCGCTTCCGGACCTTCAACGTGGTCGACGACTTCAACCGCGAGGCGCTGCACATCGAGGTCGACACCTCGATCTCGTCCACGCGCCTGGTCCGCATCTTCGAGCAGCTCAAGCGCGACCACGGCCTGCCGCAGGTCCTGCGTACCGACAACGGCCCGGAGTTCCTGGGCGAGGCCTTCGTGCAGTGGGCCAAGCTCAACGGCATGGCCATCCGGTACATCCAGCCCGGCAAGCCCAACCAGAACGCCTACATCGAACGCTTCAATCGGACCTTCCGCGAGGAGGTCCTGGACCAGCACCTGTTCACCCGCCTCGACGACGTGCGCGAGGCCGCGTACTGGTGGATGCTCGAGTACAACGAGGAGCGTCCCCACGATTCGCTCGGCGATCTGACCCCGGCCGAGTACCGCCAACGCGTCGCCGGAAGTTCTACTTTTGAAATGCCTGCTTGA
- a CDS encoding lysozyme, with amino-acid sequence MLVIAAGGAGIGTYVATRDAPSPAVLLAMEIGAYYESGGRHIGTPYVDKLGKGQPWTVCAGITGPEVVPGRYYTAEDCRRLELPRYLEAERQAASALRHWDSYNDFVKASFIDMVFNLGPAALQGTTIQRLANAGDLAGACAQMPRWVYGTVNGRKVVLQGLVNRRATTAELCAEWGRSGHFSVAEVQP; translated from the coding sequence ATGCTCGTCATCGCGGCCGGTGGTGCCGGCATCGGCACCTACGTCGCCACCCGCGACGCGCCGTCGCCGGCCGTGCTGCTGGCGATGGAGATCGGCGCGTACTACGAGAGCGGTGGCCGGCACATCGGGACGCCCTACGTCGACAAGCTGGGCAAGGGGCAACCGTGGACGGTCTGCGCCGGCATCACCGGGCCGGAAGTCGTGCCAGGCCGGTACTACACCGCCGAGGATTGCAGGCGTCTGGAGCTGCCGCGCTACCTGGAGGCCGAGCGTCAGGCCGCGTCAGCGCTGCGGCACTGGGACTCCTACAACGACTTCGTGAAGGCCAGCTTCATCGACATGGTGTTCAACCTCGGGCCGGCCGCGCTGCAGGGCACAACGATCCAGCGGCTGGCCAACGCCGGCGACCTCGCCGGTGCATGCGCGCAGATGCCGAGGTGGGTCTACGGGACCGTCAACGGGCGCAAGGTCGTCCTGCAGGGCCTGGTGAACCGGCGCGCGACAACCGCCGAGCTCTGTGCGGAGTGGGGGCGGTCGGGGCATTTCAGCGTCGCGGAGGTGCAGCCATGA
- a CDS encoding helix-turn-helix domain-containing protein — protein MLTEFGKKVRKARIDAGVTMMQMADALGTTPSFLSAMETGRKKVPTEWVAKIEHYFAVHGVNVANLGAAADASNQSVSLEGLSREHQMLVAGFARVQSSSLSTEDVDAFKRLLQGLQGGKKK, from the coding sequence ATGCTCACTGAATTTGGAAAGAAGGTACGGAAGGCAAGGATCGACGCAGGAGTGACGATGATGCAGATGGCTGATGCGCTGGGCACGACGCCCTCGTTCCTGAGCGCGATGGAGACCGGCAGGAAGAAGGTGCCCACGGAGTGGGTCGCCAAGATCGAACACTACTTCGCCGTCCACGGCGTCAACGTCGCCAACCTCGGCGCCGCTGCGGACGCGTCGAACCAGTCCGTGTCGTTGGAGGGCCTGTCGCGTGAGCACCAGATGCTCGTCGCCGGCTTCGCCCGCGTCCAGTCGTCGTCCTTGAGCACCGAGGACGTGGACGCCTTCAAGCGGCTGCTCCAGGGCCTGCAAGGGGGTAAGAAGAAATGA
- a CDS encoding ImmA/IrrE family metallo-endopeptidase yields the protein MTIVGHGPRNGFKVAARSTADIRLHAMRLRQLFGITGPRFNAERTLEDLTKYGVTVDVVDDNDPELPRGVEACWVPDTVTLTIRLSVYKAACRGEPRALFTIAHELGHLALAHRRAFHRDASGTCRMFEDSEWQANTFAAEFLMPLDQIKHQRVASAVHIELMFGVSAQAAETRFNKLRGKGEI from the coding sequence ATGACGATCGTGGGACATGGCCCCCGCAACGGGTTCAAGGTGGCGGCGCGTAGCACGGCCGACATCCGGCTCCACGCGATGCGGCTGCGGCAACTGTTCGGGATCACCGGGCCGCGCTTCAACGCCGAGCGGACGCTGGAGGATCTGACCAAGTATGGCGTTACCGTGGATGTCGTCGATGACAACGACCCCGAGTTGCCGCGCGGCGTCGAGGCGTGCTGGGTGCCCGACACCGTCACGCTGACCATCAGGCTCAGCGTCTACAAGGCGGCATGCCGGGGCGAGCCTCGCGCGCTGTTCACCATCGCGCACGAACTCGGGCACCTCGCACTGGCGCACCGCCGCGCCTTCCACCGGGACGCCAGTGGGACGTGCAGGATGTTCGAGGACTCGGAGTGGCAGGCCAACACGTTCGCCGCCGAGTTCTTGATGCCCCTCGACCAGATAAAGCATCAGCGCGTCGCGAGCGCGGTGCACATCGAGCTGATGTTCGGCGTCTCGGCGCAGGCTGCGGAGACGCGGTTCAACAAGCTCAGGGGGAAGGGTGAGATCTGA